A single genomic interval of Festucalex cinctus isolate MCC-2025b chromosome 16, RoL_Fcin_1.0, whole genome shotgun sequence harbors:
- the dhx15 gene encoding ATP-dependent RNA helicase DHX15: MMMRRDWERGRCVDERSSAGSTVQRGDMETDTRQTPVREHINPFTELPHTARYYQILKMRQQLPVWDYRENFTHLLMNHQCFVIVGETGSGKTTQIPQWCVETVQSMAGAKRAVACTQPRRVAAMSVARRVAEEMDVTLGQEVGYSIRFEDCSSTKTVLKYLTDGMLLREAMSDPQLEQYAVIVLDEAHERTLATDILMGVLKRVLRQRADLKVVVMSATLDAGKFQAYFDDCPLLSIPGRTHPVEVFYTPQPERDYLEAAIRTVVQIHMCEEERGDILLFLTGQEEIEEACKRIKAEVSDLRPDAGQVKIIPLYSTLPPLQQQRIFETAPANKANGAIGRKIVVSTNIAETSLTIDGVVFVIDPGFAKQKVYNPRIRVESLLVSAISKSSAQQRMGRAGRTRPGKCFRLYTEKTYRTEMQDNTYPEILRSNLGSTVLQLKKLGIDDLVHFDFMDPPAPETLMRALELLNHLEALDDDGDLTGLGGVMAEFPLDPQLAKMLVASCESGCSDEALSITAMLSVPQCFMRPPEAKKAADDAKMRLAHPDGDHPTLLNVYLAFQQSHRSSQWCYDNFLSSRSLMAADSVRLQLGRIMERSGLPLRSCDGDDGQVRRMLLAGFFMQVAHLERSGHYLTVKDKQVVQLHPSSALGRKPEWLLYGEYVLTAKNYIRTCTRIHPQWLLEIAPRYYEMSKFPQCEAKRQLQRINGELSSKQT, encoded by the exons ATGATGATGAG GCGTGACTGGGAGAGGGGCCGATGTGTTGATGAGCGGTCAAGTGCTGGCTCCACTGTCCAGCGTGGAGATATGGAGACCGACACGAGGCAAACCCCCGTGCGGGAGCACATCAACCCATTCACCGAGCTGCCGCACACGGCTCGCTACTACCAGATCCTCAAGATGCGGCAGCAGCTCCCCGTGTGGGACTACCGAGAGAACTTCACACACCTCCTGATGAATCATCAGTGTTTTGTCATTGTAGGAGAGACCGGCTCCGGAAAGACCACACAG ATCCCACAGTGGTGTGTGGAAACGGTTCAATCCATGGCGGGAGCCAAGCGAGCGGTGGCTTGCACCCAGCCCAGGCGGGTGGCGGCCATGAGCGTTGCCCGGAGGGTGGCTGAGGAGATGGACGTCACGCTGGGCCAAGAAGTGGGCTACTCCATCCGCTTCGAGGACTGCAGCTCGACTAAGACCGTGCTCAA GTACTTGACGGACGGGATGCTGCTGCGCGAGGCCATGAGCGACCCGCAGCTGGAGCAATATGCCGTCATTGTTCTGGATGAGGCCCACGAACGCACGCTCGCCACGGACATCCTCATGGGCGTCCTCAAGCGGGTGCTCCGCCAAAGAGCGGACCTCAAG GTTGTGGTCATGAGCGCCACGCTGGACGCCGGCAAGTTCCAGGCGTACTTTGACGACTGCCCGCTGCTGTCCATCCCCGGGCGCACGCACCCCGTGGAGGTCTTCTACACGCCCCAGCCCGAGCGCGACTACTTGGAGGCGGCCATCCGCACCGTCGTCCAGATCCACATGTGCGAGGAGGAGCGAGGGGATATTTTGCTGTTCCTCACCGGGCAAGAG GAAATCGAGGAAGCTTGCAAGCGCATCAAGGCGGAGGTCAGCGACCTGCGGCCCGACGCTGGCCAGGTGAAAATCATCCCGCTGTACTCCACGCTGCCCCCGTTGCAGCAGCAGAGGATCTTCGAGACAGCTCCTGCCAATAAAGCCAACGGCGCCATCGGAAGGAAG ATTGTCGTGTCAACAAACATCGCCGAGACGTCCCTCACTATCGACGGCGTTGTGTTTGTGATCGATCCTGGATTCGCCAAGCAAAAG GTGTACAACCCTCGCATCCGAGTGGAGTCCCTTCTGGTGTCGGCCATCAGCAAATCGTCGGCACAGCAGAGGATGGGCCGAGCCGGGCGCACGCGTCCCGGGAAGTGCTTCCGCCTCTACACGGAAAAGACCTACAGGACGGAGATGCAG GACAACACCTATCCGGAGATCCTCAGGTCCAATCTGGGCTCCACGGTGCTGCAGCTGAAGAAGTTGGGAATAGACGACCTGGTGCATTTTGATTTCATGGATCCACCAG CTCCCGAGACCCTGATGCGGGCCCTGGAACTGCTCAACCACCTGGAGGCCCTGGACGATGACGGCGACCTGACGGGCCTGGGCGGCGTGATGGCCGAGTTCCCGCTGGATCCGCAGCTGGCCAAGATGCTCGTCGCCAGCTGCGAGTCGGGTTGCTCGGACGAGGCGCTTTCCATCACCGCCATGCTGTCAG TCCCGCAGTGCTTCATGCGACCCCCTGAGGCCAAAAAGGCGGCCGACGACGCCAAAATGCGCCTCGCCCACCCGGACGGGGACCACCCGACTCTTCTCAACGTCTACCTTGCCTTCCAACAAA GCCACCGGTCGTCGCAGTGGTGCTACGACAACTTCCTCAGCTCCCGCTCGCTGATGGCAGCGGACAGCGTGCGCCTGCAGCTGGGCCGGATCATGGAGCGCTCGGGCTTGCCCCTGCGGAGCTGCGACGGGGATGACGGCCAAGTTCGCCGCATGCTGCTCGCTGGTTTCTTCATGCAG GTTGCTCACCTGGAGCGCAGCGGCCACTATTTGACGGTGAAAGACAAGCAGGTGGTCCAGCTTCACCCGTCCAGCGCGCTGGGCCGCAAGCCCGAGTGGCTCCTCTACGGCGAGTATGTGCTCACCGCCAAGAACTACATCCGCACGTGCACTCGCATCCACCCGCAGTG GCTGCTGGAAATCGCCCCGCGCTACTACGAGATGAGTAAGTTCCCGCAGTGCGAAGCCAAGAGACAGTTGCAACGCATCAACGGCGAGCTCTCATCCAAGCAAACGTGA